From Heliomicrobium modesticaldum Ice1, a single genomic window includes:
- a CDS encoding YybS family protein, with amino-acid sequence MPIRGMMEGAMLAALTAVLALLGVFIVPLSLVTNLIWTIPIVVAIVRNGWTVGVLTLAAATVVIALTAGFSTALILLIQFGGLGIVYGIAFRYGWSTIRAFLAGVLTVALSFAAFLALFFVLTGLTVETLLRQADATVNAVIEMYRSAGLLAKYGEQGITEESMRAQFAAIIQFLKLMFPSLFVSYAMMTAATNLLLSRWMLRRIGQPITAQRPFREWRLPWEAVWVVIAGLAAALAGDYWQIPLLGTVGLNLLYICYPILLVLGFSVVAYLLNKYVLSPFVLSIVAVLIFLFPTLALTFIATVGLFDLVFDYRAKMDKFQGA; translated from the coding sequence ATGCCAATTCGAGGAATGATGGAGGGGGCAATGCTGGCTGCCTTGACGGCCGTGTTGGCCCTTTTGGGCGTGTTCATTGTCCCTCTGTCCCTGGTGACCAATCTGATCTGGACTATCCCCATTGTCGTCGCCATCGTACGGAACGGCTGGACGGTCGGGGTGTTGACCCTGGCGGCGGCTACCGTGGTCATCGCCTTGACCGCCGGTTTTTCGACGGCGCTGATCCTGTTGATCCAGTTCGGCGGCCTGGGGATCGTCTACGGGATCGCCTTTCGTTACGGCTGGTCGACAATCCGGGCTTTCCTGGCCGGCGTGCTCACGGTCGCCCTGTCCTTCGCGGCTTTTCTGGCCCTTTTCTTTGTCCTGACCGGTCTGACGGTGGAGACGCTGCTCCGGCAAGCGGACGCGACGGTCAACGCCGTCATCGAGATGTACCGCAGCGCCGGGCTCTTGGCGAAGTATGGCGAGCAGGGCATCACCGAAGAGAGCATGCGCGCCCAGTTTGCTGCGATCATCCAGTTCCTGAAGCTGATGTTCCCGAGCCTCTTTGTCAGTTACGCCATGATGACGGCGGCGACGAACCTGCTCCTCTCCCGCTGGATGCTCCGGCGCATCGGTCAGCCGATCACCGCGCAGCGCCCCTTTCGGGAGTGGAGGCTCCCTTGGGAGGCGGTCTGGGTGGTCATCGCCGGCCTTGCCGCCGCCTTGGCCGGCGACTACTGGCAGATCCCGCTGTTGGGGACGGTGGGGCTCAACCTCCTCTATATCTGCTACCCCATTCTGCTCGTCCTCGGCTTCTCCGTCGTTGCCTATCTGCTCAACAAATATGTCCTGTCGCCCTTCGTCCTCTCTATCGTGGCTGTGTTGATTTTTCTGTTCCCCACGTTAGCGCTCACCTTTATCGCCACTGTAGGCCTTTTCGATCTGGTCTTCGATTACCGCGCTAAGATGGACAAATTCCAGGGCGCATGA
- a CDS encoding DHH family phosphoesterase — MLLGMKRRFSFWLLALPAVIGAGLLVAVLAPVHRGAAGAVAALLVAVLFFVIESAYRWRQQAEEQFSRLQEQFEASGANLLAHLPLGLVYIDSNGALLWHNPEFARMLGREGYRFKGKLRSHLPELHFKKNSAFSELAASRLVIRDRQIKVTLRIGPEEGRRLLAFDDVTDYEQRAAREDGPVIGLCIIDNFDEAVAPLEDENKFALTAEIDKLLNEWALGVEAFIRKVAEDRYVLLMTGSGLRLCQAHNFDILDRIRSIRLENRIAVTLSVGLGVGEESMADLGRLARTGVDLAMERGGDQVVVKSADRVYFYGGNTEAVEKRTRVRARVVAKSLRNLILAADNVVILGHEYADLDAAGAALGLSRAVAALGKPVSVILDTRGGALDRLMPYVQANADLAKTLVSVEAAPDHVTARTLLVVVDTHKPSLLPDRTLLDRAGEIVIIDHHRRGEEFIDKNSLVYLEAYASSTCELVAEILQYLKEDLELGKIAASALLAGITVDTKHFVFMTGARTYEAASYLRRSGADPQLVQSLLRDSMETVVRRAAIIGGAEVHFGHIAIGVQEEAVPRATVISAQAADELLEVEGIQASFVLRPYPKGTAVSARSQGDINVHAILERLGGGGHLTIAGAQLAGLSLSEAKEKLLTAIGEYLEQQKEQKALAEREQKAEHPDPAGGRR, encoded by the coding sequence GTGCTTCTCGGTATGAAAAGGCGCTTCTCCTTTTGGTTGCTGGCCCTTCCGGCTGTGATCGGCGCCGGGTTGCTTGTCGCCGTTCTCGCGCCGGTCCATCGCGGTGCCGCAGGGGCGGTGGCGGCGCTTCTGGTGGCCGTGCTCTTTTTCGTCATTGAGTCGGCCTATCGCTGGCGGCAGCAGGCGGAAGAACAATTCAGCCGCCTCCAGGAACAGTTCGAAGCGTCGGGGGCCAACCTGCTGGCCCATCTGCCCTTGGGGCTCGTCTACATCGACAGCAACGGCGCCCTCCTGTGGCACAACCCCGAGTTCGCCCGCATGCTCGGTCGCGAAGGGTATCGCTTCAAGGGGAAGCTTCGCAGCCACCTGCCGGAACTGCACTTTAAGAAAAACTCCGCTTTTTCGGAACTGGCTGCCAGCCGTCTCGTCATTCGGGACCGGCAGATCAAGGTTACCCTGCGCATCGGCCCGGAAGAGGGCCGGCGGTTGCTCGCCTTCGACGATGTGACCGACTATGAACAGCGGGCGGCCCGGGAGGACGGACCTGTTATCGGCCTTTGCATCATCGATAATTTCGATGAGGCTGTGGCGCCGCTGGAAGACGAGAACAAATTCGCCCTGACCGCCGAGATCGACAAACTGCTCAATGAGTGGGCCTTGGGTGTTGAGGCCTTTATCCGCAAGGTGGCGGAGGACCGCTATGTGCTGCTCATGACCGGTTCAGGTTTGCGGCTCTGCCAAGCCCATAACTTCGATATCCTCGACCGCATCCGTTCGATCCGCTTAGAAAACCGCATCGCCGTCACCCTCAGCGTCGGACTCGGTGTCGGCGAGGAGTCGATGGCCGACCTGGGCCGGCTGGCCCGCACCGGCGTCGACCTGGCCATGGAGCGGGGCGGCGATCAGGTGGTCGTCAAGTCGGCCGATCGGGTCTACTTCTACGGCGGCAATACGGAAGCCGTCGAAAAGCGCACCCGTGTGCGCGCCCGCGTGGTGGCCAAATCGCTGCGCAACCTGATCCTGGCCGCCGACAACGTGGTCATCCTCGGCCATGAATATGCCGATCTGGACGCTGCCGGCGCCGCCCTCGGCCTCTCCCGCGCCGTCGCCGCCCTCGGCAAACCGGTCTCGGTCATCCTCGACACCCGCGGTGGGGCCCTCGATCGGCTGATGCCTTATGTGCAGGCCAACGCAGACCTGGCCAAAACCCTCGTCAGTGTGGAGGCGGCGCCGGATCATGTGACCGCGCGGACGCTGCTGGTTGTCGTAGACACCCACAAACCATCCCTGCTGCCGGACCGCACCCTCCTCGATCGAGCCGGGGAGATCGTCATCATCGACCATCACCGGCGGGGCGAGGAGTTTATCGACAAAAACAGCCTCGTCTACCTGGAGGCCTACGCATCGTCCACCTGTGAGCTGGTGGCCGAGATCCTCCAGTATCTCAAAGAAGACCTGGAACTGGGCAAGATCGCCGCTTCGGCGCTGCTGGCCGGCATCACCGTCGATACAAAGCACTTTGTTTTCATGACCGGGGCGAGGACTTATGAGGCCGCCTCTTACCTGCGGCGCTCCGGCGCCGACCCGCAGCTGGTGCAGTCGCTCCTGCGCGACTCCATGGAGACGGTTGTCCGCCGGGCGGCCATCATCGGCGGCGCCGAGGTTCACTTCGGCCATATCGCCATCGGCGTTCAGGAGGAAGCGGTGCCAAGGGCAACGGTCATCTCGGCCCAGGCGGCTGATGAGCTGCTGGAGGTCGAAGGGATCCAAGCTTCTTTTGTCCTGCGGCCCTATCCGAAGGGGACGGCCGTTTCGGCCCGTTCCCAGGGAGACATCAACGTCCATGCCATCCTGGAGCGGCTCGGCGGCGGCGGCCATCTGACCATCGCCGGCGCTCAGCTGGCAGGGCTCAGCCTGTCTGAGGCGAAGGAAAAACTCCTGACCGCCATCGGCGAGTACCTGGAACAGCAAAAAGAGCAAAAAGCCCTCGCTGAGCGCGAACAAAAGGCGGAGCATCCAGACCCCGCCGGGGGCAGGCGCTAG
- the lonC gene encoding Lon family ATP-dependent protease, which translates to MKKIMETLNRTRLSQLLSRRSDEDLLARQVDALFGALSDIYGADKLVLRASKLEILPLMRSNQLAERVWALQRLVLQGPAPQKPPTAKEIPEILNEIEEEIAGIIARRSVEDKLEKLVADKMQERHEEYMREIKLQVLKESGGPENAQTLKRLAQLEKMNSVSLARSAMEMLRPRQLNEVVGQERAVQAILSKLASPYPQHILCYGPPGVGKTTAARLAFQAAKGRTVTPFPDEAPFVEVDGTTLRWDPREVTNPLLGSVHDPIYQGARRDLADTGIPEPKLGLVSEAHGGVLFIDEIGEMDPMLLNKLLKVLEDKRVSFDSAYYDPLDPNVPQWIKKIFDEGAPADFILIGATTRSPGEINPALRSRCAEIFFEPLTPADIKDIIENAGQRLEVSLEAGVADLIAEYTIEGRKAVNLLADAYGLALFRREEAEAAQKATSAKAAPIAVTCDDVLEVLRTARLSPYVTRKGEHKAETGRIFGLGVAGFVGSVLEIEAVAFPASGEGKGHIRFNDTAGSMAKDSLFNAASVFRRLAGKELADFDLHVNVVGGGNIDGPSAGLAIFLSVYSAIQEIPLWQDVAVTGEISLRGGVKAVGGIFEKIYGARQAGIRRVLIPKENEKDVPSDLTGIEVIPVETVDEALALIEAVPAIASAEQAS; encoded by the coding sequence ATGAAAAAAATCATGGAGACTTTGAACCGGACGCGGCTGAGCCAGTTGCTCAGCCGTCGATCCGATGAGGATTTGCTGGCCCGCCAGGTGGATGCGCTCTTCGGCGCCCTTTCCGACATCTACGGCGCCGACAAGCTGGTGCTGCGGGCGAGCAAGCTGGAGATCCTGCCGCTGATGCGCTCCAACCAATTGGCGGAGCGCGTCTGGGCCTTGCAGCGCCTCGTCCTGCAGGGACCGGCGCCACAGAAGCCGCCGACGGCCAAGGAGATCCCCGAAATCCTCAACGAGATCGAAGAGGAGATCGCCGGCATCATCGCCCGGCGCTCCGTCGAGGACAAGCTGGAAAAGCTCGTCGCCGACAAGATGCAAGAGCGCCACGAGGAGTATATGCGCGAGATCAAGCTGCAGGTGCTGAAGGAGAGCGGCGGACCGGAGAACGCCCAGACGCTCAAGCGCCTGGCCCAGTTGGAGAAGATGAACAGCGTCTCCCTGGCCCGTTCGGCCATGGAGATGCTCAGGCCTCGGCAGTTGAACGAGGTGGTGGGCCAGGAGCGGGCCGTTCAGGCCATCCTCTCCAAGCTGGCCTCGCCCTATCCCCAGCACATCCTCTGTTACGGACCGCCCGGCGTCGGCAAAACGACGGCGGCACGCTTGGCCTTTCAGGCCGCCAAAGGCCGCACCGTCACCCCCTTCCCGGACGAGGCCCCCTTCGTCGAGGTCGATGGCACTACCCTGCGCTGGGACCCCCGCGAGGTGACCAACCCGCTCCTGGGCTCCGTCCATGACCCGATCTACCAGGGCGCTCGCCGCGATCTGGCCGACACGGGCATCCCCGAGCCGAAACTGGGCCTGGTCAGCGAGGCCCACGGCGGCGTCCTCTTCATCGACGAGATCGGCGAGATGGACCCCATGCTGCTGAACAAGCTGCTCAAGGTGCTTGAAGACAAGCGCGTCAGCTTTGACTCGGCCTACTACGACCCCCTCGACCCCAACGTGCCGCAGTGGATCAAAAAGATCTTCGACGAGGGCGCCCCGGCCGACTTCATCCTCATCGGTGCCACCACGCGCAGCCCCGGCGAGATCAACCCGGCCCTGCGCTCCCGTTGCGCCGAGATCTTCTTCGAACCTCTCACCCCGGCCGATATCAAGGACATCATCGAAAACGCCGGCCAGCGCCTCGAGGTCAGCCTCGAAGCAGGCGTGGCCGATCTAATCGCCGAATACACCATCGAAGGCCGCAAGGCCGTCAACCTCCTGGCTGACGCCTACGGCTTGGCCCTCTTCCGCCGCGAAGAGGCGGAGGCGGCCCAAAAAGCGACAAGCGCCAAAGCGGCGCCCATCGCGGTCACCTGCGACGACGTCCTCGAGGTGCTGCGCACTGCCCGCCTCAGCCCCTACGTGACTCGGAAGGGGGAGCATAAGGCGGAAACGGGCCGCATCTTCGGCCTCGGCGTCGCCGGTTTCGTCGGTTCCGTCTTGGAGATCGAAGCGGTCGCCTTCCCCGCCAGCGGCGAGGGCAAGGGTCACATCCGCTTCAACGACACGGCCGGCAGCATGGCCAAAGATTCCCTCTTCAATGCCGCTTCCGTCTTCCGCCGCCTGGCCGGCAAGGAACTGGCCGACTTTGACCTCCACGTCAACGTCGTCGGCGGCGGGAACATCGACGGTCCCTCTGCCGGTCTGGCGATCTTCCTTTCCGTCTACTCGGCCATCCAGGAGATCCCCCTCTGGCAGGACGTGGCCGTCACCGGCGAGATCTCCTTGCGCGGCGGCGTCAAAGCCGTCGGCGGGATTTTTGAAAAGATCTACGGCGCCCGCCAGGCCGGTATCCGCCGCGTGCTCATCCCGAAGGAAAACGAGAAGGACGTCCCTTCCGATTTGACCGGCATCGAGGTGATCCCGGTGGAGACAGTGGACGAGGCTTTGGCGCTGATCGAGGCAGTTCCGGCGATCGCCTCGGCAGAACAGGCGTCCTAA
- the dnaB gene encoding replicative DNA helicase, producing MSSLFDRLPPQNIEAEQSVLGAMLLDADAVYKATELLKPEDFYKEAHQTIFRTLVTLSQRGEAVDLVTLTEELRQTGNLERVGSIPYLIELGNVVPTAANVEHYAKIVAEKSLLRQIIRASTKIAQKGYEATEEVDRLLDEAEQAFLDIAQRQARDGMVPLRDVLVATLDHIEHLYNRKGDVTGVATHFRDLDRMTSGLQPSDLIIVAARPAMGKTAFCLNIAQNAAVRDKVAVAVFSLEMSREQLVQRMLASEALIDQQRLRTGALTEQDWDTLTNAITPLSDAPIYIDDTPGITVMEMRAKCRRLKTEKNLGLVVIDYLQLMQGGGSRRSENRQQEISEISRSLKALARELNVPVVALSQLSRSVEQTTDKKPNLSHLRESGALEQDADMVMFIYREEYYIPDTEKKGIAEIIIAKHRNGPVGSVELGFLKEFTKFVNRDYR from the coding sequence ATGAGCAGTCTTTTTGACCGCCTACCTCCTCAAAACATCGAAGCTGAACAGTCGGTGCTGGGCGCCATGCTCCTCGACGCCGACGCTGTGTACAAGGCGACAGAGCTCTTAAAGCCGGAGGACTTCTACAAGGAAGCCCACCAGACCATCTTTCGGACGCTGGTGACCCTCTCCCAGCGGGGGGAGGCCGTCGACCTGGTCACATTGACGGAAGAACTCCGGCAGACGGGGAACCTGGAGCGCGTCGGCAGCATCCCCTATCTCATCGAACTGGGGAACGTGGTACCGACGGCCGCCAACGTAGAGCACTACGCCAAGATTGTTGCGGAAAAATCCCTGCTCCGCCAGATCATCCGCGCCTCCACGAAGATCGCCCAGAAGGGCTATGAAGCCACCGAAGAAGTGGACCGACTGCTCGACGAGGCGGAGCAGGCCTTTTTGGACATCGCCCAGCGCCAGGCCCGTGATGGCATGGTCCCTTTGCGGGACGTGCTCGTGGCCACCTTGGACCACATCGAGCACCTTTACAACCGCAAAGGCGATGTGACCGGCGTGGCCACCCATTTCCGCGATCTGGACCGGATGACCTCGGGCTTGCAGCCCTCGGACCTGATCATCGTCGCCGCCCGCCCCGCCATGGGGAAGACGGCCTTCTGCCTGAATATCGCCCAGAACGCCGCCGTCCGGGACAAGGTGGCCGTCGCCGTCTTCAGCCTGGAAATGTCGCGGGAACAACTGGTCCAGCGGATGCTCGCCTCGGAGGCGCTCATCGACCAGCAGCGCTTGCGCACCGGTGCCTTGACCGAACAGGACTGGGACACGCTGACCAATGCCATCACCCCTCTGTCCGATGCGCCCATCTACATCGACGACACACCGGGCATCACCGTCATGGAGATGCGGGCCAAGTGCCGGCGGTTGAAGACGGAAAAAAACCTGGGGCTCGTCGTCATCGACTACCTGCAGTTGATGCAGGGCGGCGGCAGCCGGCGCTCGGAAAACCGGCAGCAGGAGATCTCCGAGATCTCTCGCTCTTTAAAAGCCTTGGCTCGCGAACTGAACGTGCCGGTCGTAGCCCTCTCCCAGCTCTCCCGATCGGTGGAACAGACGACGGACAAGAAGCCGAACCTGAGCCACCTGCGCGAATCGGGCGCCCTTGAACAAGACGCGGACATGGTCATGTTCATCTACCGCGAGGAGTATTACATACCGGATACGGAGAAGAAAGGCATCGCCGAGATCATCATCGCCAAGCACCGGAACGGCCCCGTCGGCTCGGTGGAGCTGGGCTTTTTGAAGGAATTTACCAAGTTCGTCAACCGCGACTACCGGTAG
- the rplI gene encoding 50S ribosomal protein L9: MKVILQQDVKNLGKKGDIVDIAEGYGRNYVLPRGLAIEATPANLKNLERLKANEAKKKEQELMDAKELGAKLSGITVKVRSKAGEGGRLFGAVTNKEIAETVEKQFGLKVDKRKYELKQPIKTLGHYPITVKIHPAVSAELKVEVVSE; this comes from the coding sequence ATGAAGGTCATCTTGCAGCAAGATGTGAAAAACCTGGGCAAAAAAGGCGACATCGTCGATATCGCCGAAGGATATGGCCGCAACTATGTGTTGCCGCGGGGCCTCGCCATTGAGGCGACGCCGGCGAACTTGAAAAACCTGGAACGGTTGAAAGCCAACGAGGCGAAGAAAAAAGAGCAGGAACTGATGGACGCCAAGGAACTGGGCGCCAAGCTCTCCGGCATCACCGTCAAGGTCCGCTCTAAAGCCGGTGAAGGTGGCCGCCTCTTTGGCGCTGTGACGAATAAGGAGATCGCCGAGACGGTAGAAAAACAATTCGGCCTCAAGGTGGACAAGCGCAAATACGAATTGAAGCAACCGATCAAAACGCTGGGCCATTACCCCATCACCGTTAAAATTCACCCTGCCGTTTCTGCGGAACTAAAAGTCGAGGTCGTCAGCGAATAA
- the ychF gene encoding redox-regulated ATPase YchF, translated as MPVQAGIVGLPNVGKSTLFNAITKAGAEAANYPFCTIEPNVGVVEVPDPRLDKLTEMVKPNRVVPAVVRFVDIAGLVRGASKGEGLGNKFLSHIREVDAVIHVVRCFADPDVTHVDGKVSPLRDIDTIELELILSDLEAVERRLDRVQKMLKSGDKKAQQELAVLQRLRDAFEDGKPARSIDWTPEEAEIVRNQFLLTSKPVLYVANVSEDDLGKADNPLVQDVRARADREGAGVVVICAKIEAEIAELTDPEERALFLKDLGLKESGLDRLIRETYALLGLITYFTAGVQEVRAWTIPRGTKAPQAAGVIHTDFERGFIRAEVTAYDDLVACGSQTAAREKGLQRLEGKEYVMKDGDVVHFRFNV; from the coding sequence GTGCCGGTCCAGGCGGGTATCGTCGGGTTGCCCAACGTGGGCAAATCCACCCTGTTCAATGCTATCACCAAGGCGGGCGCGGAAGCCGCCAATTATCCCTTTTGCACCATCGAACCGAACGTGGGCGTGGTGGAGGTCCCCGATCCCCGGTTGGACAAGCTGACGGAGATGGTCAAACCGAACCGGGTGGTTCCCGCCGTCGTGCGGTTTGTGGATATTGCCGGCCTCGTCCGGGGGGCATCGAAGGGAGAAGGGCTTGGCAACAAGTTCCTGTCCCACATCCGCGAAGTGGATGCCGTGATTCATGTGGTCCGCTGTTTTGCCGATCCCGATGTGACCCATGTCGATGGCAAGGTGTCGCCACTGCGCGACATCGACACGATCGAATTGGAATTGATCCTCTCCGACCTGGAGGCGGTGGAGCGCCGCCTGGATCGGGTGCAGAAGATGCTCAAGTCAGGCGATAAAAAGGCCCAGCAAGAGTTGGCTGTGCTGCAGCGGCTGCGTGACGCCTTCGAGGATGGAAAGCCGGCCCGTTCCATCGACTGGACGCCGGAAGAGGCGGAGATCGTCCGCAACCAGTTTTTGCTGACGAGCAAGCCGGTCCTCTATGTGGCCAACGTTTCTGAGGACGATCTCGGCAAAGCCGACAATCCCCTCGTCCAAGATGTGCGCGCCAGGGCCGACCGGGAAGGCGCCGGCGTCGTCGTCATCTGCGCCAAGATCGAAGCCGAGATCGCCGAACTGACCGATCCGGAGGAGCGTGCCCTTTTTCTGAAGGATCTGGGACTGAAAGAGTCCGGCCTTGATCGGCTGATCCGGGAAACCTACGCCCTGCTCGGTCTGATCACCTACTTCACCGCCGGCGTCCAGGAGGTCCGTGCCTGGACGATCCCCCGGGGGACGAAAGCGCCCCAGGCGGCCGGCGTCATCCACACCGATTTTGAGCGGGGCTTCATCCGGGCCGAGGTGACGGCTTATGACGATTTGGTGGCCTGCGGCAGCCAGACGGCGGCCCGCGAAAAAGGGTTGCAACGGCTCGAAGGCAAGGAGTATGTGATGAAAGACGGCGATGTGGTACACTTCCGTTTTAACGTATAG
- a CDS encoding single-stranded DNA-binding protein gives MLNRVILIGRLGRDPELRHTNSGIPVCSFSIAVDRPQSSSQRQAGAEKITDWFTINVWNQQAITCSQYLHKGRLVAVDGRLQTRSWTDQQSGQKRSVVEVVADTVRFLERGEGQGGAAAGAGMGAGSGMGAGSSAGYGGPVGGGGYGSGASGFGAPSGGYGGSEISFPDPPGEDDLPF, from the coding sequence ATGTTAAACCGGGTGATCCTCATTGGCCGCCTCGGCAGAGATCCGGAACTGCGCCATACCAACAGCGGCATCCCTGTCTGTTCCTTCAGCATCGCCGTCGACCGGCCCCAGTCTTCGAGCCAGCGCCAGGCCGGCGCGGAAAAAATCACCGATTGGTTTACCATCAACGTCTGGAACCAGCAGGCGATCACCTGCTCCCAGTACCTACATAAGGGCCGGCTCGTCGCCGTCGACGGCCGCCTGCAGACCCGCTCTTGGACGGACCAGCAGTCCGGTCAGAAGCGATCCGTCGTGGAAGTCGTCGCTGATACGGTGCGCTTCCTGGAACGGGGCGAAGGCCAGGGCGGCGCTGCTGCCGGTGCCGGCATGGGTGCCGGGTCGGGCATGGGCGCCGGGTCCAGCGCCGGTTATGGCGGTCCGGTCGGTGGCGGTGGCTATGGCAGCGGCGCTTCCGGTTTTGGTGCGCCCTCCGGCGGCTACGGCGGCAGCGAAATTTCTTTCCCCGACCCGCCCGGGGAAGACGATCTGCCTTTCTAA